In Mycteria americana isolate JAX WOST 10 ecotype Jacksonville Zoo and Gardens chromosome 3, USCA_MyAme_1.0, whole genome shotgun sequence, a single genomic region encodes these proteins:
- the MYCT1 gene encoding myc target protein 1, with translation MDRNNSTYSPITWPPKFWEQITIAFTVSMVVGLVIGGIIWALFTCLSRRRASAHISQGSSSAFSRRSRPSSHGHTTGRTGFYRNSSCERRSNLSLASLTFQRQASLEQANSFPRKSSFRASTFHPFLQCPPLPVETNSQLITLTPTNTTTTLVGSTTNSLSRPEFHWSNNSLRICHSTQTPPPAYETIIKAFPDS, from the coding sequence agcAGATAACAATAGCCTTCACAGTGTCCATGGTGGTTGGACTGGTGATTGGAGGGATCATCTGGGCGTTGTTCACTTGCTTGTCCCGCCGCAGAGCTAGCGCCCACATTTCCCAGGGGAGCTCCTCAGCCTTCAGCCGTCGGTCCAGACCCTCCTCCCATGGCCACACTACTGGCAGGACTGGATTTTACCGCAACAGCAGCTGTGAACGTCGGAGCAACCTCAGCCTGGCCAGCCTCACCTTCCAGCGGCAAGCCTCCTTGGAGCAAGCCAACTCTTTCCCCAGGAAGTCAAGCTTCCGCGCGTCCACCTTCCACCCTTTCCTGCAGTGTCCTCCCCTCCCTGTGGAGACGAACAGTCAGCTGATCACTCTCACTCCCACAAATACCACCACAACCCTTGTGGGAAGCACCACCAACAGCTTAAGTCGACCCGAATTCCACTGGTCTAACAACAGCCTCCGCATCTGCCACTCCACACAAACCCCCCCTCCCGCCTATGAAACCATCATAAAAGCTTTCCCAGACTCCTGA